Proteins co-encoded in one Klebsiella michiganensis genomic window:
- a CDS encoding alpha-ketoglutarate transporter, producing the protein MIETTSEANAVPSAADTRRRVWAIVGASSGNLVEWFDFYVYSFCSLYFAHIFFPTGNTTTQLLQTAGVFAAGFLMRPIGGWLFGYIADKHGRKNSMLISVCMMCFGSLVIACLPGYATIGTWAPALLLLARLFQGLSVGGEYGTSATYMSEVAVEGRKGFYASFQYVTLIGGQLAALLVVVVLQQVLSDEDLRSWGWRIPFAIGAVLAIVALYLRRSLDETSDKATREHKDAGTLSGLWKNKKAFIMVLGFTAGGSLAFYTFTTYMQKYLVNTAGMHANTASALMTFALFIFMVLQPFFGALSDKIGRRSSMLCFGGLAAVLTVPILTALQNVSSPYAAFALVMAAMLIVSFYTSISGILKAEMFPPEVRALGVGLSYAVANALFGGSAEYVALSLKSMGSETTFFWYVSGMGALAFAVSLLLHRKGKGIKL; encoded by the coding sequence ATGATTGAAACAACAAGCGAAGCAAACGCTGTTCCGTCGGCGGCTGATACCCGTCGTCGCGTCTGGGCCATTGTTGGCGCTTCATCGGGAAATCTGGTTGAGTGGTTTGATTTTTATGTGTACTCATTCTGCTCACTCTATTTTGCACATATCTTTTTCCCAACGGGAAACACCACGACTCAGCTGCTACAAACCGCCGGCGTGTTTGCCGCTGGTTTTCTGATGCGGCCGATTGGTGGCTGGTTATTCGGCTATATCGCAGACAAACATGGCCGCAAAAACTCGATGCTGATCTCCGTTTGCATGATGTGCTTTGGTTCATTGGTGATTGCCTGCTTGCCGGGATATGCCACCATTGGTACATGGGCCCCGGCGTTATTACTTTTAGCTCGTCTGTTCCAGGGCTTATCCGTGGGAGGAGAATACGGTACCAGTGCAACTTACATGAGTGAGGTGGCGGTCGAAGGTCGTAAAGGTTTCTATGCCTCATTCCAGTACGTTACGCTCATTGGCGGGCAGTTGGCCGCTTTACTTGTTGTGGTTGTTCTCCAGCAAGTGCTAAGTGATGAAGATTTACGTAGTTGGGGATGGAGAATTCCCTTTGCGATTGGGGCCGTACTGGCGATTGTTGCTCTTTATCTTCGCCGTTCTCTGGACGAAACATCGGACAAAGCGACCCGCGAGCACAAGGATGCCGGTACGCTCTCCGGGCTGTGGAAAAATAAAAAGGCCTTTATTATGGTGCTGGGCTTCACCGCCGGCGGCTCCCTGGCTTTCTATACCTTCACCACCTATATGCAGAAATACCTGGTGAATACCGCAGGGATGCATGCTAATACGGCCAGCGCGTTGATGACCTTTGCGCTGTTTATCTTCATGGTACTTCAGCCATTTTTCGGTGCGCTGTCGGATAAAATTGGTCGCCGTAGTTCTATGCTCTGCTTTGGTGGGCTGGCAGCGGTGCTGACTGTGCCTATTTTGACGGCATTGCAGAATGTTAGCTCACCGTATGCGGCCTTTGCTCTGGTGATGGCGGCGATGCTGATTGTCAGTTTTTACACTTCAATCAGCGGCATCCTGAAGGCGGAAATGTTCCCGCCGGAAGTCCGTGCCCTGGGCGTAGGTCTGTCTTACGCGGTGGCAAACGCCTTGTTTGGCGGCTCTGCGGAATATGTCGCCTTATCACTCAAATCTATGGGCAGCGAAACGACTTTCTTCTGGTATGTCTCTGGCATGGGGGCGCTGGCATTTGCTGTTTCTCTGCTACTGCACCGCAAAGGGAAAGGGATCAAGCTCTAG
- the hemG gene encoding protoporphyrinogen oxidase (catalyzes the oxidation of protoporphyrinogen IX to form protoporphyrin IX), translating into MKTLILFSTRDGQTREIASYISSELKELGVESDVVNLHRCEEIAWANYDRVIIGASIRYGHFHASVEAFVKKYQLQLKERASAFFAVNLVARKPEKRSPQTNPYTRKFLLNSVWQPDHCAVFAGALRYPRYGWLDRFMIRLIMKMTDGETDTSKEVVYTDWPQVARFAHEIAHLNTK; encoded by the coding sequence GTGAAAACCTTAATTCTGTTTTCGACCCGAGATGGTCAAACTCGTGAAATTGCTTCTTATATTTCTTCTGAACTGAAAGAGCTGGGTGTTGAGAGTGATGTGGTCAATCTCCATCGCTGCGAGGAAATCGCCTGGGCTAATTACGACCGGGTGATCATTGGCGCCTCTATTCGTTACGGACATTTTCATGCCTCCGTTGAGGCGTTTGTGAAAAAGTATCAGCTGCAGTTGAAGGAGCGCGCGAGTGCATTTTTCGCGGTCAACCTTGTTGCCCGTAAACCTGAGAAGCGTTCGCCGCAGACAAACCCTTATACCCGCAAGTTTTTGCTTAACTCGGTTTGGCAGCCTGACCATTGCGCCGTGTTTGCTGGTGCATTACGTTACCCGCGTTATGGCTGGCTGGACCGCTTCATGATCCGCTTAATTATGAAAATGACCGACGGTGAAACTGACACAAGTAAAGAAGTGGTTTATACCGATTGGCCGCAGGTAGCCCGATTTGCCCACGAAATTGCACACTTAAACACCAAATAG
- a CDS encoding potassium transporter: MHFRAITRIVGLLVILFSGTMILPGLVALIYRDGAGRAFTQTFFVALAIGSLLWWPNRREKRDLKPKEGFLIVVLFWTVLGSVGALPFVFAERPNLTVTDAFFESFSGLTTTGATTLVGLDSLPHAILFYRQMLQWFGGMGIIVLAVAILPILGVGGLQLYRAEMPGPLKDNKMRPRIAETAKTLWLIYVLLTIACALALWFAGMPAFDAIGHSFSTIAIGGFSTHDASVGYFNSPTINTIIAIFLLISGCNYSLHFSLLSGRSLKVYWRDPEFRMFIGVQLSLVLVCTLVLWFHNTYQSAWQTLNQAFFQVVSMATTAGFTTDSIARWPLFLPVLLLCSAFIGGCAGSTGGGLKVIRILLLFKQGNRELKRLVHPNAVYSIKLGNRALPERILEAVWGFFSAYALVFIVSMLAIIATGVDDFSAFASVAATLNNLGPGLGVVADNFASMNPVAKWILIVNMLFGRLEVFTLLVLFTPTFWRE; this comes from the coding sequence ATGCATTTTCGCGCCATTACCCGAATCGTTGGCCTGTTGGTTATCCTCTTTTCCGGAACCATGATACTCCCCGGCTTAGTGGCTCTAATCTATCGCGATGGTGCTGGCCGCGCCTTTACCCAAACGTTCTTTGTTGCTCTGGCAATAGGCTCTCTGCTGTGGTGGCCGAACCGTCGCGAGAAAAGAGATCTCAAACCGAAGGAAGGTTTCCTGATCGTGGTCCTGTTCTGGACCGTACTGGGCAGCGTCGGTGCGCTGCCGTTTGTCTTCGCCGAGCGACCAAATCTGACCGTAACAGATGCCTTTTTTGAATCCTTTTCTGGCCTGACAACGACCGGGGCGACAACGCTGGTGGGGCTGGACTCTTTACCTCACGCGATTCTCTTTTATCGGCAAATGCTGCAATGGTTCGGCGGGATGGGGATCATCGTTCTGGCGGTGGCTATCTTGCCTATTCTTGGCGTCGGTGGGCTGCAGCTGTACCGGGCAGAAATGCCGGGGCCGCTAAAAGATAACAAAATGCGCCCGCGTATTGCCGAAACGGCAAAAACGCTGTGGCTTATTTATGTCCTGCTGACGATTGCATGCGCGCTGGCGCTTTGGTTCGCGGGGATGCCGGCGTTTGACGCTATCGGGCATAGCTTCTCTACTATCGCGATTGGTGGCTTCTCGACACATGATGCGAGCGTGGGTTACTTCAATAGCCCAACCATCAATACCATCATCGCTATCTTCCTGCTGATCTCCGGCTGTAACTATAGCCTGCACTTCTCACTCCTTAGCGGGCGCAGCCTCAAGGTGTACTGGCGCGACCCGGAATTTCGGATGTTTATCGGCGTGCAGTTATCGCTGGTTCTGGTCTGCACGCTGGTGCTTTGGTTCCACAATACCTACCAGTCAGCCTGGCAGACGTTGAACCAGGCTTTCTTTCAGGTCGTATCGATGGCCACCACAGCAGGCTTTACCACGGATAGTATTGCTCGCTGGCCACTATTCTTGCCGGTATTGCTGCTCTGCTCTGCGTTTATTGGCGGCTGTGCCGGGTCTACCGGTGGTGGCCTGAAAGTGATTCGAATCCTGCTGCTGTTTAAGCAAGGCAACCGCGAGCTAAAGCGTTTGGTGCATCCGAATGCGGTTTACAGCATCAAACTGGGGAACCGGGCTCTGCCGGAACGAATTCTTGAAGCCGTATGGGGATTCTTCTCTGCCTATGCGCTGGTGTTTATCGTCAGTATGTTGGCCATCATCGCGACCGGTGTCGATGACTTCTCGGCCTTTGCTTCCGTTGCGGCAACGCTCAATAACCTCGGCCCGGGCCTTGGCGTCGTTGCCGACAACTTTGCCAGCATGAATCCCGTGGCCAAATGGATCCTGATCGTGAATATGCTGTTTGGCCGCCTGGAAGTGTTTACCCTGTTAGTACTGTTCACGCCTACTTTCTGGCGCGAGTAA
- a CDS encoding proline dipeptidase (catalyzes the hydrolysis of dipeptides with a proline at the C-terminal; also catalyzes the low efficiency hydrolysis of organophosphate di- and tri-esters), whose product MESLAALYKDHVATLQERTRHVLARFNLDALLIHSGELFNVFLDDHAYPFKVNPQFKAWVPVTQVPNCWLLVDGVNKPKLWFYLPVDYWHNVEPLPESFWTDDIEVIALPKADGIGSQLPAARGNIGYIGPVPERALQLDITPANINPKGVIDYLHYYRAYKTDYELSCMREAQKTAVVGHRAAHEAFLSGMSEFDINIAYLTATGHRDTDVPYGNIVALNEHASVLHYTKLDHRVPAEIRSFLLDAGAEYNGYAADLTRTWTTQSDSDFAHLIKDVNEEQLALIDTMKSGVRYTDYHIQFHQRLAKLLRRHKLVNDISEEAMLEAGITTPFMPHGIGHPLGLQVHDVAGFMQDDTGTHLAAPSQHPYLRCTRVLEPRMVLTIEPGLYFIESLLAPWREGQYSKHFDWKRIEALKPFGGIRIEDNVVIYENSTENMTRNLKLA is encoded by the coding sequence ATGGAATCACTGGCCGCGCTGTATAAAGATCATGTGGCAACGCTCCAGGAGCGTACCCGCCACGTTCTGGCGCGTTTTAACCTTGATGCATTACTTATTCACTCCGGGGAGCTGTTCAACGTCTTCCTTGATGATCATGCTTATCCGTTTAAAGTGAACCCGCAGTTTAAGGCGTGGGTGCCGGTGACTCAGGTGCCAAATTGCTGGCTGCTGGTGGACGGTGTGAATAAGCCGAAACTGTGGTTCTATCTGCCGGTGGATTACTGGCACAACGTGGAGCCACTGCCGGAATCCTTCTGGACCGATGATATTGAAGTGATCGCGCTGCCAAAAGCCGACGGTATCGGCAGTCAGCTGCCTGCCGCTCGCGGCAACATTGGCTACATTGGCCCGGTGCCAGAGCGTGCCTTGCAACTGGATATCACCCCGGCCAATATCAACCCGAAAGGGGTTATCGACTATCTGCATTATTATCGCGCTTATAAAACGGACTACGAACTGTCCTGCATGCGCGAAGCACAGAAAACGGCAGTCGTCGGCCACCGCGCTGCGCACGAAGCCTTCTTGTCCGGCATGAGCGAGTTCGACATCAACATCGCTTACCTGACGGCGACTGGCCACCGCGATACCGATGTGCCGTATGGCAATATCGTGGCGCTCAATGAGCATGCTTCGGTGCTGCACTACACCAAGCTGGATCACCGTGTTCCTGCCGAAATTCGCAGCTTCCTGCTGGATGCTGGGGCAGAATATAACGGCTATGCCGCAGACCTGACGCGTACCTGGACGACCCAAAGCGACAGCGATTTTGCTCACCTGATTAAAGACGTGAATGAAGAGCAACTGGCGCTTATTGACACGATGAAGTCCGGCGTGCGCTACACCGACTACCACATCCAGTTCCATCAGCGGCTGGCCAAGCTGCTGCGCCGTCACAAGCTGGTGAACGACATCAGCGAAGAGGCGATGCTGGAAGCAGGGATCACTACGCCGTTCATGCCGCACGGCATTGGGCATCCGCTGGGTCTGCAGGTTCACGACGTAGCCGGGTTTATGCAGGATGATACCGGGACGCACCTCGCGGCGCCTTCACAGCATCCTTACCTGCGCTGTACCCGCGTACTGGAACCTCGCATGGTGTTGACCATCGAGCCTGGCTTGTACTTCATTGAATCACTGCTGGCGCCGTGGCGTGAAGGGCAGTACAGCAAGCACTTCGACTGGAAGCGCATTGAAGCCCTGAAGCCGTTTGGTGGCATTCGTATTGAAGATAACGTCGTTATCTATGAAAACAGTACCGAAAACATGACGCGTAACCTGAAGCTCGCGTAA